CGTAGAGCCGCCGGACCGCCTGGACGAGCCGCGCCACCGTCGCGGAGTCGGTCACCGGCTCGAGCTCGTCGAGCGGGTCGGTCTCCGAGTGCGAGCCGATCATCGCGAGCTCCGCCGCCGGGTCGGGGTAGCCCATCTCGATGCGCGCCATGAACCGGTCGCGCTGCGCCTCGGGCAGCGGGTAGGTGCCCTCCATCTCGATGGGGTTCTGGGTGGCCATGACCATGAACGGCTCCTCGAGCCGGTAGGTCGTGCCGTCGACGGTCACCTGCCCCTCGGCCATCGCCTCGAGCAGGGCGGACTGCGTCTTGGGGGAGGCCCGGTTGATCTCGTCCCCGACGACGATGTTGGCGAACACCGCACCGGGGCGGAACTCGAAGGTCCGCGCGTCCTGGTTGAAGACGCTCACGCCGGTGACGTCGCTGGGCAGCAGGTCCGGGGTGAACTGGACGCGCTGGACCGAGCAGTCGATGCTGCGCCCCAGCGCCTTGGCGAGCAGCGTCTTGCCGACGCCGGGCACGTCCTCGACGAGGAGGTGGCCCTGGGCCAGGAGCACGGTCACCGCCGTGCGCACGACGCGGTCCTTGCCCACGACGACAGCGGACATGGCCTCCTGGATCCGGGCGGCGACGACCTGGACCTCGTCGAGTTCGCTCACTCCCCGATCCTCCCCCATGGACAGCCGTCCTGCCGGGGGAACCGGGTGGCGGGTCAGCGGCCGGCGAGGTACTCCAGGCCGATCCTGCGCTCGACGGCGAGGACCTTGTCGACGGCGTCGGCGGCGGCCTTCTCGATCGGCTTCCCGAAGAGCGGGATCGAGGCGGTGACGTCGCCGGAGTAGGACTGGGCGGCGCCCTCGCCGGCGGGGGTGAGTGACATCCGGCCGTTGACCCGCACCGGGACGCCGGCGATGTCGAGCGCCAGGGTGCCGCTGCGGCTGCCGTCGGCCTGCGGGGCGCCCCACGCCTCGACGAGCCGCACGTCCAGGCTCTGCCC
Above is a genomic segment from Georgenia wutianyii containing:
- a CDS encoding AAA family ATPase — encoded protein: MGEDRGVSELDEVQVVAARIQEAMSAVVVGKDRVVRTAVTVLLAQGHLLVEDVPGVGKTLLAKALGRSIDCSVQRVQFTPDLLPSDVTGVSVFNQDARTFEFRPGAVFANIVVGDEINRASPKTQSALLEAMAEGQVTVDGTTYRLEEPFMVMATQNPIEMEGTYPLPEAQRDRFMARIEMGYPDPAAELAMIGSHSETDPLDELEPVTDSATVARLVQAVRRLYASPAVLQYVVDLAVASRHHPRLRLGVSPRAALHLVRAARAHAALAGREHVLPDDVQRLAVPVLAHRVILSNDARLARDTAEQVLTDLLREVPVPAGVR
- a CDS encoding DUF2505 domain-containing protein, which produces MRFDATIDYPADVRAVAAMLADDGFVRRKIEASGALDASCEILREGEAFTVTTRRKMPTDQVPSRFRSLVGQSLDVRLVEAWGAPQADGSRSGTLALDIAGVPVRVNGRMSLTPAGEGAAQSYSGDVTASIPLFGKPIEKAAADAVDKVLAVERRIGLEYLAGR